ATATTGTCATACATATTTTTTAAAGAAAAAATGACAAAATTTCAAATGATTGCTATAGTTATTGCATTTATAGGTGTAGGATTTATAATTAAACCTAGTGGGGATGGTTTTATTAGTATGGGAGCTCTAGCAGCGCTATTAGGTGCTTTTTGCTCAGGTATTGCATATACTTGTGTAAGATACTTAGGTACTCATAATGTGTCGGGAGAGTTTATTATATTCTTTTTCTCAACATTATCTACTCTATTATTATTACCTTATTTAATTTTTGATTATAGGGTTATGACAATGTATCAACTTTCTATGCTAGTATTAGCTGGAGCTTCAGCAACAATTGGCCAATATGGTGTTACGTTTGCTTATAAATATGCTGCTGCAAAAAATATTTCAGTTTTTGACTATTCTCAGGTTTTATTTTCTGGAATTTTTGGATTTATATTTTTTAATGAGTTACCAGACTTGCAAAGTTTAATAGGTTATATTATAGTTATATCTGTAGGAATAATTTTAGTGAAAAAAAGTAAATAAAGAGGTGTTAAATGAAAAGAAAAAATATTGAAATAATAGTTGTTGCCGTTCTTTTTGTTTGTACTATATTGTTATATGTAGTTCAAAGTAATAAGGAAGTACTATTTAATACTACGAATAAGAGCAGTAATACTAATACAAATAAAGAATCAAATAGTGAAAATGTAGCAAATGCTCGTGATGGAATTCAAGGTGTTGTACAACCTTCACCATTTATTACAACTCCTAATGGAGTAGAGGCTAATCTTCTTCAAAATGCTAATGGAAGTTTAATTGGTCAATTAATATATTTACAAAGAGAACATTTACCCGAAGCAGAACAAAAATTATTAGCAAATAATAAAGATGCTACTCAATATGTTTTGGGTTACTTGGCAGGTCAACAGGCTACACCTTTTGAACAAGGACAAACAGTAGATATAGACAGAAAGTACCCTTATTACATACAATGGGATAAAAGATGGGCATATGATAAACTTGGTGGAACTAATATCGCTATTGGGGGATGT
This is a stretch of genomic DNA from Gemella haemolysans. It encodes these proteins:
- a CDS encoding C39 family peptidase; amino-acid sequence: MKRKNIEIIVVAVLFVCTILLYVVQSNKEVLFNTTNKSSNTNTNKESNSENVANARDGIQGVVQPSPFITTPNGVEANLLQNANGSLIGQLIYLQREHLPEAEQKLLANNKDATQYVLGYLAGQQATPFEQGQTVDIDRKYPYYIQWDKRWAYDKLGGTNIAIGGCGPTCVAMALGGILDDKSITPKSIAEKEDANGYFAAEGTKWSFFDYIAKEYGVKSTGVPLNKEAINASLDKGNPIIASVHPGKFTTVGHIILITAKDEDGNYIINDPNSYTRTLKKWSYDELKTEIVAMWEFSK
- a CDS encoding DMT family transporter produces the protein MDKKNNILMGIFCIIVAGFGFSLMALFIKLAGNLPSMQKGFFRNIIAVGISSIPLIKHWKSINFPKGKLSWSVLISRSVFGTIGLVFNFYAITHISLADSTIIQKLSPFVILILSYIFFKEKMTKFQMIAIVIAFIGVGFIIKPSGDGFISMGALAALLGAFCSGIAYTCVRYLGTHNVSGEFIIFFFSTLSTLLLLPYLIFDYRVMTMYQLSMLVLAGASATIGQYGVTFAYKYAAAKNISVFDYSQVLFSGIFGFIFFNELPDLQSLIGYIIVISVGIILVKKSK